A single genomic interval of Streptomyces sp. 1222.5 harbors:
- a CDS encoding diaminopimelate decarboxylase has product MEREIQSEAEERAGRRDEAVRAAVERGLLGPDAAVVGLLDVAGIRESAAALRAAFDAVSPPGTRVLHAFAVKATPLVPVLRLLHEAGIGAEVASPGELALARAAGVPAERTVLDSPAKTPAELREALALGIAVNADNPQELARIDALMGSAPSRSPLGLRVNPQIGGGTIGATSTATETSKFGVALRDEGAREWVVRAYLERPWLTRLHAHTGSQGIPLSLMARGTAETFALAEEINARAGRHQIDTLDIGGGLPVNFASEAAAPTYARFARLLREEVPGLFDGRYALVTEFGRSLLAKHGTVVARVEYAKSAGGRRIAVTHAGVQVATRTVYAPGAWPLRIAAYDAKGRPKPGPEVVQDVAGPACFSGDLLAEGRALPLLGQGDYAAALDTGAYYFAHHYAYNSLARPGIYGFAPDRSGGVAFATVREPQTVPEVVAESGGAHAAALTTLGAPERR; this is encoded by the coding sequence GTGGAGCGGGAGATCCAGAGCGAGGCCGAAGAGCGTGCCGGCCGGCGGGACGAAGCGGTGCGGGCGGCGGTCGAGCGGGGGCTGCTCGGACCGGACGCGGCCGTGGTGGGACTGCTGGACGTCGCCGGCATCCGGGAGTCGGCGGCGGCGCTGCGCGCCGCGTTCGACGCGGTGTCGCCGCCCGGGACGCGCGTGCTGCACGCCTTCGCCGTGAAGGCCACCCCCCTGGTGCCGGTGCTGCGGCTGCTGCACGAGGCCGGCATCGGCGCCGAGGTGGCGAGCCCCGGGGAGCTGGCGCTGGCCAGGGCCGCCGGGGTGCCCGCCGAGCGGACGGTGCTGGACTCGCCCGCCAAGACCCCGGCGGAGCTGCGCGAGGCGCTGGCGCTGGGCATCGCCGTCAACGCCGACAACCCGCAGGAGCTGGCGCGGATCGACGCCCTGATGGGTTCGGCGCCCAGCCGGTCCCCGCTCGGTCTCCGGGTCAACCCGCAGATCGGCGGCGGCACGATCGGGGCGACGTCCACGGCCACGGAGACGTCCAAGTTCGGGGTGGCGCTGCGCGACGAGGGCGCGCGCGAGTGGGTCGTACGGGCGTACCTGGAGCGGCCCTGGCTGACCCGGCTGCACGCGCACACGGGCTCGCAGGGCATCCCGCTGTCCCTGATGGCGCGGGGCACGGCGGAGACCTTCGCGCTCGCGGAGGAGATCAACGCCCGCGCGGGACGGCACCAGATCGACACCCTCGACATCGGCGGCGGGCTGCCGGTGAACTTCGCCTCCGAGGCGGCGGCACCGACGTACGCGCGGTTCGCGCGGCTGCTGAGGGAGGAGGTGCCGGGGCTGTTCGACGGTCGCTACGCGCTGGTGACCGAGTTCGGGCGGTCACTGCTGGCCAAGCACGGGACGGTGGTGGCGCGGGTCGAGTACGCCAAGAGCGCGGGCGGCCGGCGGATCGCCGTGACGCACGCGGGCGTGCAGGTGGCGACGCGGACGGTGTACGCGCCGGGGGCCTGGCCGCTGCGGATCGCCGCGTACGACGCCAAGGGGCGCCCCAAGCCGGGTCCGGAGGTGGTGCAGGACGTGGCCGGGCCCGCCTGCTTCTCGGGCGACCTGCTGGCCGAGGGGCGGGCGCTGCCCCTCCTGGGGCAGGGCGACTACGCGGCGGCGCTCGATACCGGTGCGTACTACTTCGCGCACCACTACGCTTACAACTCCCTGGCCCGCCCGGGCATCTACGGTTTCGCGCCGGACAGATCGGGCGGCGTCGCCTTCGCGACCGTCCGGGAACCGCAGACTGTGCCGGAGGTCGTGGCGGAGTCCGGAGGGGCGCACGCGGCGGCACTCACCACCCTGGGGGCACCCGAGCGCCGTTGA
- the hutU gene encoding urocanate hydratase, which translates to MSGPRPVRAPRGTELSTLGWQQEAALRMLQNNLDPEVAEHPDKLVVYGGTGKAARDWRSFDAMVRTLRTLKQDETMLVQSGRPVGVMQTHEWAPRVLIANSNLVGDWANWEEFRRLEALGLTMYGQMTAGSWIYIGTQGILQGTYETFAAVAAKKFDGTLAGTITLTAGLGGMGGAQPLAVTMNDGVAICIDCDPRAIERRIEHRYLDVRADSLDHALQLATEARDQRKPLSIGVLGNAAELVPQLLAMNAPIDIVTDQTSAHDPLAYLPVGVAFEDMADAAAKDPAGFTTRARESMAKHVEAMVGFMDAGAEVFDYGNSIRGEAQLAGYDRAFAFPGFVPAYIRPLFCEGKGPFRWAALSGDAADIAKTDKALLELFPENESLARWIKMAGERVHFQGLPARICWLGYGERDKAGERFNDMVASGELAAPLAIGRDHLDCGSVASPYRETEAMLDGSDAIADWPLLNAMVNVASGASWVSIHHGGGVGMGRSIHAGQVTVADGTKLGGEKIRRVLTNDPGMGVIRHVDAGYDIAESVAGERGVRVPMREGDQA; encoded by the coding sequence ATGTCGGGACCCCGCCCCGTTCGAGCACCGCGCGGCACGGAACTGAGCACCCTGGGATGGCAGCAGGAAGCCGCCCTGCGGATGCTGCAGAACAACCTCGACCCCGAGGTCGCCGAGCACCCCGACAAGCTCGTCGTCTACGGCGGCACCGGCAAGGCCGCCCGTGACTGGCGCTCCTTCGACGCGATGGTCCGCACCCTGCGCACCCTCAAGCAGGACGAGACCATGCTGGTCCAGTCCGGCCGCCCGGTCGGCGTGATGCAGACCCACGAGTGGGCCCCGCGCGTCCTCATCGCCAACTCCAACCTCGTCGGCGACTGGGCCAACTGGGAGGAGTTCCGCCGCCTGGAGGCCCTCGGTCTGACCATGTACGGCCAGATGACCGCCGGCTCCTGGATCTACATCGGCACCCAGGGCATCCTCCAGGGCACCTACGAGACCTTCGCCGCCGTCGCCGCGAAGAAGTTCGACGGCACCCTGGCCGGCACCATCACCCTGACCGCCGGCCTCGGTGGCATGGGCGGCGCCCAGCCCCTCGCCGTGACGATGAACGACGGCGTCGCGATCTGCATCGACTGCGACCCGCGCGCCATCGAGCGCCGTATCGAGCATCGGTACCTCGACGTCAGGGCCGACAGCCTCGACCACGCGCTCCAGCTCGCCACCGAGGCCCGCGACCAGCGCAAGCCGCTGTCCATCGGCGTCCTCGGCAACGCGGCCGAGCTCGTCCCGCAGCTGCTCGCGATGAACGCCCCCATCGACATCGTCACCGACCAGACCTCCGCCCACGACCCGCTGGCCTACCTGCCCGTCGGCGTCGCCTTCGAGGACATGGCCGACGCCGCCGCAAAGGACCCGGCCGGCTTCACCACCCGGGCCCGGGAGTCCATGGCGAAGCACGTCGAGGCCATGGTCGGCTTCATGGACGCCGGCGCCGAGGTCTTCGACTACGGCAACTCCATCCGCGGCGAGGCCCAGCTGGCCGGATACGACCGCGCCTTCGCCTTCCCCGGCTTCGTGCCCGCGTACATCCGCCCCCTCTTCTGCGAGGGCAAGGGCCCCTTCCGCTGGGCCGCCCTGTCCGGCGACGCGGCCGACATCGCCAAGACCGACAAGGCGCTCTTGGAGCTGTTCCCCGAGAACGAGTCCCTGGCCCGCTGGATCAAGATGGCCGGCGAGCGCGTCCACTTCCAGGGCCTGCCCGCCCGTATCTGCTGGCTCGGCTACGGCGAGCGCGACAAGGCCGGCGAGCGCTTCAACGACATGGTCGCCTCCGGTGAGCTGGCGGCCCCGCTGGCCATCGGCCGCGACCATCTCGACTGCGGCTCCGTCGCCTCCCCGTACCGCGAGACCGAGGCCATGCTCGACGGCTCCGACGCGATCGCCGACTGGCCGCTGCTCAACGCCATGGTCAACGTGGCCTCCGGCGCCTCCTGGGTCTCCATCCACCACGGCGGCGGTGTCGGCATGGGCCGCTCCATCCACGCCGGCCAGGTGACGGTGGCCGACGGCACGAAGCTGGGCGGCGAGAAGATCCGGCGCGTCCTCACCAACGACCCCGGCATGGGCGTCATCCGGCACGTGGACGCCGGATACGACATCGCCGAGTCCGTCGCGGGCGAGCGGGGGGTCCGGGTGCCGATGCGTGAGGGTGACCAGGCGTGA
- a CDS encoding allantoate amidohydrolase → MTFHSMWAELLPIGRSSASGGYRRYAWTGADAECRVWFKEQAEARGLGYEVDRNGNQWAWLGDPSAGDAVVTGSHLDSVPDGGAFDGPLGVVSSFAALDELRGRNARFTKPLAIVNFGDEEGARFGLACVGSRLTAGQLTVEAAHRLTDGDGVTLPRAMEAAGYDPEAIGPDPERLGRIGAFVELHVEQGRALDLSGDRVGIASAIWPHGRWRFDFRGEANHAGTTRLADRRDPMPSYAETVLAARREAELAGAVATFGKIAVEPNGVNAIPSLVRGWLDSRAADQETLDTVVGGIEKAARSYADAHGIDLDVVRESFTPVVEFDHALRDELGRILGKDTGLTVPVLGTGAGHDAGILSGSIPTAMLFVRNPTGVSHSPAESAAEDDCVAGVRALADVLEGLACT, encoded by the coding sequence GTGACCTTCCACAGCATGTGGGCGGAGCTGCTGCCGATCGGCCGCAGCTCCGCCTCCGGCGGCTACCGCCGCTACGCCTGGACCGGGGCCGACGCCGAGTGCCGGGTCTGGTTCAAGGAGCAGGCGGAGGCCCGCGGACTCGGCTACGAGGTCGACCGCAACGGCAACCAGTGGGCCTGGCTCGGGGACCCGTCGGCCGGGGACGCCGTCGTCACCGGATCGCACCTGGACTCGGTGCCCGACGGCGGTGCCTTCGACGGACCGCTCGGCGTGGTGTCGTCCTTCGCCGCCCTCGACGAACTGCGCGGCAGGAACGCGCGGTTCACCAAGCCCCTCGCCATCGTCAACTTCGGTGACGAGGAGGGGGCGCGCTTCGGACTCGCCTGCGTCGGCTCCCGGCTCACCGCCGGACAGCTGACGGTCGAGGCCGCGCACCGACTCACCGACGGCGACGGCGTGACGCTGCCGCGGGCCATGGAGGCCGCCGGATACGACCCCGAGGCCATCGGGCCCGACCCCGAGCGGCTCGGCCGGATCGGCGCCTTCGTCGAGCTGCACGTCGAACAGGGCCGCGCACTCGACCTGTCCGGCGACCGGGTGGGCATCGCCAGCGCCATCTGGCCGCACGGCCGCTGGCGGTTCGACTTCCGGGGCGAGGCCAACCACGCCGGCACCACCCGGCTCGCCGACCGCCGCGACCCGATGCCGTCCTACGCCGAGACCGTCCTCGCCGCCCGCCGGGAGGCCGAACTCGCCGGTGCCGTCGCCACCTTCGGCAAGATCGCCGTCGAACCGAACGGCGTCAACGCGATCCCCTCGCTGGTGCGCGGCTGGCTCGACTCCCGCGCCGCCGACCAGGAGACCCTGGACACGGTCGTCGGCGGGATCGAGAAGGCGGCCCGCTCGTACGCCGACGCCCACGGCATCGACCTCGACGTCGTCCGGGAGTCCTTCACGCCGGTCGTCGAGTTCGACCACGCGCTGCGCGACGAACTCGGCCGCATCCTCGGCAAGGACACCGGTCTGACCGTGCCCGTCCTCGGGACCGGCGCCGGACACGACGCGGGAATCCTCTCCGGGAGCATCCCGACCGCCATGCTGTTCGTACGCAACCCCACCGGTGTCTCGCACTCCCCGGCGGAGTCCGCGGCCGAGGACGACTGCGTGGCCGGGGTGCGCGCACTCGCCGACGTACTGGAAGGGCTGGCCTGCACGTGA
- a CDS encoding formimidoylglutamate deiminase, translating into MTTRTYWLEHAWLDTHVEPGVAVDVADGRITAVRTGTPTPPPGAEILRGLTLPGLANAHSHAFHRALRGTVQVGSGTFWTWREVMYSVADHLTPDTYHALARAVYAEMALAGITCVGEFHYVHHAPGGTPYADPNAMGEALIAAAAEAGIRITLLDTCYLSAGFGEPPNGHQLRFSDGSAEAWAERCAALEERDHARIGAAVHSVRAVPAGQLATVARWAEDRRAPLHVHLSEQTAENDACLAAHGRTPTRLLADHGVLGPRTTGVHNTHLTDEDIALLGDSGTGTCMCPTTERDLADGIGPAAALQRAGSPLSLGSDSHAVIDLLEEARAMELNERLRTRTRGHWTAAALLRAASADGHAALGWADAGTLEAGALADFTTVALDSVRTAGPLPRLGAETAVFAASAADVRHTVVGGRHVVRDGVHALVQDVPSALADAVEALRG; encoded by the coding sequence GTGACGACACGGACGTACTGGCTGGAGCACGCCTGGCTCGACACCCACGTCGAGCCGGGCGTCGCGGTGGACGTCGCGGACGGCCGGATCACCGCCGTCCGGACCGGCACGCCCACCCCGCCGCCCGGCGCCGAGATCCTGCGCGGCCTGACCCTGCCCGGTCTGGCCAACGCCCACTCCCACGCCTTCCACCGGGCGCTGCGCGGCACCGTCCAGGTCGGCTCCGGGACCTTCTGGACCTGGCGCGAGGTGATGTACTCCGTCGCCGACCACCTGACCCCGGACACCTACCACGCCCTCGCCCGCGCGGTGTACGCCGAGATGGCGCTGGCCGGCATCACCTGCGTCGGCGAGTTCCACTACGTGCACCACGCGCCCGGCGGCACCCCCTACGCCGACCCCAACGCCATGGGCGAGGCGCTGATCGCGGCCGCCGCCGAGGCCGGCATCCGCATCACCCTCCTCGACACCTGCTACCTGTCCGCCGGCTTCGGCGAGCCGCCCAACGGCCATCAGCTGCGCTTCTCCGACGGCAGCGCGGAGGCCTGGGCCGAACGCTGTGCGGCTCTCGAGGAACGGGACCACGCACGGATCGGGGCGGCCGTCCACTCCGTACGGGCCGTGCCCGCCGGGCAGCTGGCGACCGTGGCCCGGTGGGCGGAGGACCGGCGGGCACCCCTGCATGTGCACCTGTCGGAGCAGACCGCCGAGAACGACGCCTGCCTCGCCGCGCACGGCCGCACCCCGACCCGGCTGCTCGCCGACCACGGCGTCCTCGGACCGCGTACCACCGGCGTGCACAACACCCATCTCACCGACGAGGACATCGCCCTCCTCGGCGACTCGGGCACCGGCACCTGCATGTGCCCGACGACCGAGCGCGACCTGGCCGACGGCATCGGCCCGGCCGCCGCCCTGCAGCGGGCGGGTTCCCCGCTCTCCCTCGGCTCCGACAGCCACGCCGTCATCGACCTGCTCGAAGAGGCGCGCGCGATGGAGCTGAACGAGCGGCTGCGCACCCGCACCCGCGGCCACTGGACCGCCGCGGCCCTGCTGCGCGCGGCTTCGGCGGACGGTCACGCGGCCCTGGGCTGGGCGGACGCCGGCACCCTGGAGGCGGGGGCGCTCGCCGACTTCACGACCGTGGCCCTCGACTCCGTCAGAACGGCGGGACCGCTGCCGCGACTGGGCGCCGAGACGGCCGTATTCGCCGCGTCGGCCGCGGACGTCCGCCACACCGTCGTGGGCGGCCGCCATGTCGTACGAGACGGTGTCCATGCCCTCGTGCAGGACGTGCCGTCCGCGCTGGCGGACGCCGTCGAAGCCCTTCGCGGCTGA
- the hutI gene encoding imidazolonepropionase → MSSSTVITNIATLVTNDPSLGDGSPLGLIQDAAVVIDGDRVVWTGESSKAPATDNRVDAAGRAVLPGFVDSHSHLVFAGDRTQEFNARMSGRSYTAGGIRTTVAATRAASDAELEANLTHYLAEALRQGTTTFETKSGYGLTVEDEARALRIAARHTDEVTYLGAHIVSPDHADDPAAYVALVTGEMLDACAPHARWIDVFCEKGAFDGDQARAILTAGKAKGLHPRVHANQLSYGPGVQLAVELDAASADHCTHLTDADVDALASGRTVATLLPGAEFSTRAEWPDARRLLDAGVTVALSTDCNPGSSFTSSVPFCIALAVRDMRMTPDEAVWSATAGGAAALRRTDIGRLTPGAYADLAFLDAPSHVHLAYRPGVPLVREVWRRGVRVA, encoded by the coding sequence ATGAGCAGCAGCACCGTCATCACCAACATCGCCACGCTGGTCACCAACGACCCCTCCCTCGGTGACGGTTCCCCCCTCGGTCTGATCCAGGACGCGGCCGTCGTCATCGACGGCGACCGCGTCGTCTGGACCGGTGAATCCAGCAAAGCACCCGCCACTGACAACCGGGTCGACGCGGCCGGCCGGGCGGTGCTGCCGGGATTCGTGGACTCCCACTCGCACCTGGTCTTCGCCGGCGACCGCACCCAGGAGTTCAACGCCCGCATGTCCGGCCGCTCCTACACCGCGGGCGGCATCCGCACCACGGTCGCGGCCACCCGTGCCGCGAGCGACGCGGAACTGGAGGCGAACCTCACCCACTACCTGGCCGAGGCGCTCCGCCAGGGCACCACCACCTTCGAGACCAAGTCGGGCTACGGCCTCACCGTCGAGGACGAGGCCCGCGCCCTGCGCATCGCGGCGCGGCACACCGACGAGGTGACCTACCTCGGCGCCCACATCGTCTCCCCGGACCACGCCGACGACCCGGCGGCCTACGTCGCCCTGGTCACCGGGGAGATGCTGGACGCCTGCGCGCCGCACGCCCGCTGGATCGACGTGTTCTGCGAGAAGGGCGCCTTCGACGGCGACCAGGCCCGCGCGATCCTCACCGCGGGCAAGGCGAAGGGCCTGCACCCGCGGGTCCACGCCAACCAGCTCTCCTACGGCCCCGGCGTGCAGCTGGCCGTCGAGCTGGACGCGGCCAGCGCCGACCACTGCACCCACCTCACGGACGCGGACGTCGACGCCCTCGCGAGCGGCCGCACGGTGGCGACCCTGCTGCCCGGCGCCGAGTTCTCCACCCGCGCCGAGTGGCCGGACGCCCGCCGCCTGCTGGACGCGGGGGTCACGGTCGCCCTGTCCACGGACTGCAACCCGGGATCGTCCTTCACGTCCTCCGTGCCCTTCTGCATCGCGCTGGCCGTGCGCGACATGCGGATGACCCCGGACGAGGCGGTCTGGTCGGCGACGGCGGGCGGCGCCGCCGCCCTGCGCCGCACGGACATCGGCCGCCTCACCCCCGGCGCGTACGCCGACCTGGCCTTCCTGGACGCCCCGAGCCATGTCCACCTGGCCTACCGGCCGGGCGTCCCGCTGGTCCGCGAGGTGTGGCGGCGCGGCGTCCGGGTGGCCTGA
- a CDS encoding RICIN domain-containing protein, with protein sequence MAQGDRAEAGGGHEDAPDARLTELLRSPTPTAYPALQELRRRHLPAVLGYARLCAASESAARRLASEAFTTAAREMARGIEPTLPLRHRLLLLTAQAAAGWARDERSTGVDPGLLLVLNAAGLPDGPVPPLLPAFQSLPSRTQGLLWYGVLEEESEERTAALLGLSRSDVAHSAPQALKALAQACLRHRLAASDDSRCPDFRRLIEEAVRPDGPRRSPDLAAHMAHCPHCAGAHEDLRALRDSPRQTLAEGLLPWRGTAYVRAEEPAGVAAALADAAGPKASWPPRNRVLLASAALGVALTPLLVFLLTPADGSGRQLTAATPAPPPVTVTATVSVSPSRSAASPSPSPSATSASPSPSPATHRPTPTPSPPHRPKPSPTPPPTPPGTSPAQVVDLATGRCLDIRDGDLYKGNDVITADCSGSRTQRWRVDPYLGVVRSAADDDFCLDSRGSVERGVGIWECDSVYGGNGDNLRFTVDGDGTIRPAIAIETAVTPYGRYGVTLSTLDGSREQRWRAGAA encoded by the coding sequence ATGGCTCAGGGGGACCGGGCCGAGGCGGGCGGGGGACACGAGGACGCGCCGGACGCACGGCTGACCGAACTGCTGCGCTCCCCCACGCCGACGGCGTACCCCGCGCTGCAGGAGCTCCGGCGGCGGCACCTCCCGGCGGTGCTGGGCTACGCCCGGCTGTGCGCCGCGAGCGAGTCGGCGGCCCGCAGGCTGGCGTCGGAGGCCTTCACCACGGCCGCCCGCGAGATGGCCCGCGGCATCGAGCCGACCCTCCCCCTGCGCCACCGGCTACTGCTGCTGACCGCCCAGGCCGCGGCCGGCTGGGCGCGCGACGAGCGCTCCACGGGCGTCGATCCGGGCCTGCTGCTGGTGCTGAACGCGGCCGGGCTGCCCGACGGCCCCGTCCCGCCCCTGCTGCCCGCCTTCCAGTCGCTGCCGTCCCGCACCCAGGGACTGCTCTGGTACGGCGTCCTGGAGGAGGAGAGCGAGGAGCGCACCGCCGCCCTCCTCGGGCTGAGCCGCTCCGACGTGGCCCACAGCGCCCCGCAGGCCCTCAAGGCCCTGGCCCAGGCCTGTCTGCGCCACCGCCTGGCCGCCTCCGACGACTCGCGCTGCCCGGACTTCCGCCGGCTCATCGAGGAGGCGGTACGGCCGGACGGTCCGCGCCGCAGCCCCGATCTGGCCGCCCACATGGCGCACTGCCCGCACTGCGCGGGCGCCCACGAGGACCTGCGGGCCCTGCGGGACTCCCCCCGGCAGACACTCGCGGAGGGCCTGCTGCCGTGGCGCGGAACGGCGTACGTCCGCGCGGAGGAGCCGGCGGGGGTGGCGGCAGCGCTCGCGGACGCCGCCGGTCCGAAGGCGTCCTGGCCGCCCCGGAACCGGGTCCTCCTGGCCTCGGCGGCCCTCGGTGTGGCCCTCACCCCGCTGCTGGTGTTCCTGCTCACCCCGGCGGACGGCTCCGGCCGGCAGCTGACGGCGGCGACGCCCGCGCCGCCCCCGGTCACGGTGACCGCGACGGTCTCGGTGAGCCCGAGCCGCTCGGCGGCCTCCCCGTCACCGTCCCCGTCGGCCACCTCCGCGTCACCGTCGCCGAGCCCGGCCACCCACCGTCCGACGCCGACCCCGTCCCCGCCGCACCGGCCGAAGCCCAGCCCGACTCCCCCGCCCACGCCGCCGGGCACCTCCCCCGCCCAGGTGGTCGACCTCGCCACGGGCCGCTGCCTGGACATCCGCGACGGCGATCTCTACAAAGGCAACGACGTGATCACCGCCGACTGCTCCGGCTCCCGCACCCAGCGCTGGCGCGTCGACCCCTACCTGGGCGTGGTCCGCTCGGCGGCCGACGACGACTTCTGCCTGGACAGCCGGGGCTCGGTGGAGCGGGGCGTCGGCATCTGGGAGTGCGACTCGGTGTACGGCGGGAACGGCGACAACCTGCGCTTCACCGTCGACGGCGACGGCACGATCCGCCCGGCCATCGCCATCGAGACGGCGGTGACCCCGTACGGCCGGTACGGGGTCACCCTGAGCACCCTGGACGGCAGCCGGGAACAGCGGTGGCGGGCCGGGGCCGCCTGA
- a CDS encoding RNA polymerase sigma factor SigF has protein sequence MSPRLDESHTPLATSTPPPEQLDHAIDPLDLLEGLPEIPRYDEIGPVDARALSKTLFERLESLEEGTHEYSYVRNTLVELNLALVKFAASRFRSRSEPMEDIIQVGTIGLIKAIDRFELSRGVEFPTFAMPTIIGEIKRFFRDTSWSVRVPRRLQELRLDLAKAGDELAQKLDRAPTVAELAERLGITNDQVVEGMAASNAYTASSLDAQPEEDETEGALADRIGYEDHGLEGIEYIESLKPLIAELPSRDRKILSLRFVANMTQSEIGEELGISQMHVSRLLSRTLVRLRKALTVEE, from the coding sequence ATGTCACCCCGGCTCGACGAATCGCATACCCCGCTCGCGACGTCGACACCCCCACCGGAACAACTGGATCATGCCATCGATCCTCTCGATCTCCTCGAGGGACTCCCGGAGATCCCTCGGTACGACGAGATCGGCCCGGTCGACGCGCGGGCCCTTTCCAAGACCCTCTTCGAGCGCCTCGAGTCGCTGGAGGAAGGGACGCACGAATATTCGTACGTCCGCAACACCCTCGTCGAGCTCAACCTCGCGCTGGTCAAGTTCGCCGCCTCCCGGTTCCGCTCCCGCAGCGAGCCGATGGAGGACATCATCCAGGTCGGCACCATCGGCCTGATCAAGGCGATCGACCGCTTCGAACTGTCGCGCGGTGTGGAGTTCCCCACCTTCGCGATGCCGACGATCATCGGCGAGATCAAGCGCTTCTTCCGGGACACCTCATGGTCCGTGCGCGTCCCGCGCCGGCTCCAGGAGCTGCGGCTCGACCTCGCCAAGGCCGGGGACGAGCTGGCGCAGAAGCTGGACCGCGCCCCCACGGTCGCGGAACTCGCCGAGCGCCTCGGCATCACCAACGACCAGGTCGTCGAGGGCATGGCCGCCTCGAACGCCTACACCGCCTCCTCGCTGGACGCCCAGCCCGAGGAGGACGAGACCGAGGGCGCCCTGGCGGACCGCATCGGCTACGAGGACCACGGTCTCGAGGGCATCGAGTACATCGAGTCCCTCAAGCCGCTGATCGCCGAACTCCCGTCGCGCGACCGGAAGATCCTCTCCCTGCGGTTCGTGGCGAACATGACCCAGTCGGAGATCGGCGAGGAACTCGGCATCTCCCAGATGCACGTCTCCCGGCTGCTGTCGCGCACGCTCGTGCGGCTGCGCAAGGCGCTGACCGTGGAGGAATGA
- a CDS encoding STAS domain-containing protein has protein sequence MDHGTVGSAQSGRLLVEVREEGSSAVVTPAGELDHHTADLLREPLDDLLAKGFSRLVVDCSRLEFCDSTGLNVLLGARLKAEAAGGGVHLAGMLPVVARVFEITGAEAVFSVHDSLEAALADGAD, from the coding sequence ATGGACCACGGGACGGTCGGCAGCGCACAGTCGGGCCGGCTTCTGGTGGAGGTGCGGGAAGAGGGCTCCAGCGCCGTTGTGACACCGGCCGGCGAGCTTGACCACCACACCGCCGATCTTTTGCGTGAGCCCCTCGACGACCTTCTGGCCAAGGGCTTCTCGCGGCTTGTGGTCGACTGTTCACGCCTGGAGTTCTGCGACTCCACAGGGCTGAACGTCCTGCTCGGGGCGCGCCTGAAGGCGGAAGCCGCAGGAGGTGGGGTCCACCTGGCGGGAATGCTGCCGGTGGTCGCACGCGTGTTTGAGATCACAGGGGCCGAGGCGGTCTTCAGCGTCCACGACTCCTTGGAGGCGGCCCTGGCCGACGGCGCGGACTGA
- a CDS encoding ATP-binding protein gives MSTTRPYSPGDRGPEPSGASGASEGDAPAVGAATGAAAPSVPSVPSGGTPGARGRQVRRLVLEGESGVVPLARDFTRQALYAWGWLPADTADQRAAAEDVLLVVSELVTNACLHAEGPDELFLACDNKVIRLEVSDRGTGQPSPRTPHRAGRPGGHGMFIVQRLCLDWGVVRAPGRPGKTVWAELGAPA, from the coding sequence ATGAGCACCACCCGGCCTTACTCGCCGGGCGACCGCGGCCCGGAGCCGAGCGGCGCTTCCGGGGCGTCCGAGGGGGATGCGCCGGCTGTCGGCGCAGCCACGGGGGCAGCCGCGCCGTCCGTGCCGTCGGTGCCGTCCGGTGGCACCCCGGGGGCGCGGGGCCGGCAGGTCCGCAGACTCGTCCTGGAGGGGGAGAGCGGTGTCGTCCCGCTCGCCCGCGATTTCACCCGCCAGGCGCTGTACGCGTGGGGCTGGCTGCCCGCCGACACCGCCGACCAGCGGGCCGCGGCCGAGGACGTGCTGCTCGTCGTCTCCGAGCTGGTGACGAACGCCTGCCTGCACGCCGAGGGCCCCGACGAGCTGTTCCTCGCCTGCGACAACAAGGTCATCCGGCTGGAGGTCTCCGACCGCGGCACCGGCCAGCCGTCCCCGCGCACTCCGCACCGTGCCGGCCGCCCCGGCGGCCACGGCATGTTCATCGTGCAGCGGCTGTGCCTGGACTGGGGTGTCGTCCGCGCCCCCGGCCGCCCCGGCAAGACGGTGTGGGCGGAGCTGGGCGCTCCGGCGTAG